TTTTTCTGAAGGGTGTCCCTCGTCAAGCCAGCGACCCGATACCGGCACGGCCACCTGCGTACGGAGGTATCGCGAGTTACGTATGAGGCTTTTTCTTTCTGGGGTCGGGGACGCTCTCCCTGCCCTCCTCGGCCTGTCGCCCCATCACCAGCCCCTCCACGGCCACCAGATGGTCCAGCATGGCTCGCTGGGCCGCAGCCGAGTCGCGTCGCTGGATCGCGTCCAGGATCCGCCGATGGTCCTGGTGGGAGCGCGTGGGCCGCCCGGGAGTATGAAGTGAGTCCTCTCGGCTCTGCGCGAGCAGGTCCATCAGCGCGTGGACGATTCGGGTGATGGCGCGGTTGTGGGCCGAGCTGGCGATGGCGGCGTGAAAGGCGGCATCCTGGGCCAGGCCCGTGCGCCCCGCCGCTACCTCCTTGGCCTGCTCCTCAAGGATCCGCTCCATCTCGTGGATTTCGTCCTTCGTGGCCCGCCGGGCGGCGAGGCTCGCGATGACGGGCTCCAGGAGCCGACGGGCTTCGAAGAGCTCCCCTACCGCTTCGCGCTGGGTCAGGATCACGAGGGCCAGCGGCTCGATCAGCGATTCCACCGAGATCTCCCGAACAAACGTCCCCTCCCCCGCTCGGATCTCGATGAGCCCCACGGACTCCAGGGCCCGGAGGGCCTCCCGGACCGAGGTTCGGCTCACCCTGAACCGCTCGGCGAGGTCGCGCTCGGGGGGAAGCTTGTCGCCCGACTTGAGCCTCCCCTCCTGGACGAGCGTTTTGATCTGGCGCACGATCTCCTCGTAGATTCGGGTACTCTTGATGGGCTCGACGTCGGGCCAGTTCACTGGACTAGCCTCGCTCATGATTCAGCACCGTCCCTTCGAGCGCCGACTGAGCCGGCGCAATCCCGGGGGGAGGTTCGGAAGGGGGGCGGAGCCCCCCTCCGAGGAAGCTCATGGCTCACCAGGCGCGCGACCGGGCCACCGCCGGGCCACGCGATCTCGCTTTTTCAGGCGTAAGGCAGCACCCAGATCAACATGCCGAGCAGATAGCAGATCCCGCTGGCGACGATGGTGAACGGCACGCTCCAGCTCAGGAACTCGCGGAGAGAGACCTTCCGCTTCTCCTCGCGCTCGCAGATGTTCAGGGCCACGTAGAGGGCCGGCGCGCCCGCCACGGTCAGGTTGCTCCCCAGCGTCCCCGACCACACGAGCATCCACCAGAGCGGCCAGGGTTCCACCCCCTGCTGCCCGAGATCACGGATGGTGTAGAGGAACGTGAGGATGTACGCGTCGTGCTCCACGATCCCCACGATGGGCACCGTCACCCAGTAGAGGAGCGAGGCTCCCAGGATCAGATTCTGCGCGAACAGGGGCCTGAGTGCCTCGGCCAGCCTCTCCAGGATGCCGACCTTCTCGATCCCGCCGACCAGCG
Above is a window of Candidatus Rokuibacteriota bacterium DNA encoding:
- a CDS encoding FadR family transcriptional regulator, which encodes MNWPDVEPIKSTRIYEEIVRQIKTLVQEGRLKSGDKLPPERDLAERFRVSRTSVREALRALESVGLIEIRAGEGTFVREISVESLIEPLALVILTQREAVGELFEARRLLEPVIASLAARRATKDEIHEMERILEEQAKEVAAGRTGLAQDAAFHAAIASSAHNRAITRIVHALMDLLAQSREDSLHTPGRPTRSHQDHRRILDAIQRRDSAAAQRAMLDHLVAVEGLVMGRQAEEGRESVPDPRKKKPHT